One part of the Roseomonas gilardii genome encodes these proteins:
- a CDS encoding tautomerase family protein, giving the protein MPEIMVFAAEGRTLEQKRGLVKDLTEAMVKNFGVPADVVTVQIVEAPKTDKAKGGVLFCDR; this is encoded by the coding sequence ATGCCCGAGATCATGGTCTTCGCCGCCGAGGGGCGGACGCTCGAACAGAAGCGCGGGCTGGTGAAGGATCTCACCGAAGCCATGGTGAAGAATTTCGGCGTTCCGGCCGACGTCGTGACAGTGCAGATCGTGGAGGCGCCGAAGACCGACAAGGCCAAGGGTGGCGTGCTGTTCTGCGACCGCTGA
- the folP gene encoding dihydropteroate synthase, whose translation MVERWLEPLGLLHGEAARAALAAGHAAALRGEGLAFTLARLVETGQHAGPLPVAALPEAWRPLLADLAPALPDFAGLERREGRPLVMGILNVTPDSFSDGGRYLDQRAAVAAGHAMLEAGADLLDLGGESTRPGAAPVTPEEEIARVEPVIRELAPHATVSIDTRHAATMRAAIAAGARVVNDIAALRGAGALEAAADSDCSVVLMHMPGLDPATMQSRADYPDVALAVQRFLAERIAACEAAGIARSRICVDPGIGFGKTLAHNLELIDRLPLLHGLGCRVLMAASRKAFIGRLGREPVAERRVPGSLAVALAAAERGADMVRVHDVAETVQALRLGCAVERADAAA comes from the coding sequence ATGGTGGAACGCTGGCTGGAGCCCCTGGGCCTGCTGCACGGGGAAGCCGCGAGGGCGGCGCTGGCGGCAGGCCATGCCGCCGCGCTGCGGGGGGAGGGGCTAGCCTTCACCCTGGCCCGGCTGGTCGAGACGGGCCAGCATGCTGGTCCTCTTCCCGTGGCGGCCCTGCCGGAGGCGTGGCGGCCGCTGCTGGCGGACTTGGCGCCGGCCCTGCCGGATTTTGCCGGGCTGGAGCGGCGGGAGGGCCGCCCGCTGGTGATGGGCATCCTCAACGTGACGCCGGACAGCTTCTCGGATGGCGGGCGCTATCTCGACCAACGCGCCGCCGTGGCGGCGGGCCATGCCATGCTGGAGGCGGGGGCCGACCTTCTGGACCTGGGCGGCGAGAGCACGCGGCCGGGCGCCGCACCAGTGACGCCGGAGGAGGAGATCGCCCGTGTGGAGCCGGTGATCCGGGAACTGGCGCCGCATGCCACGGTCTCCATCGACACCCGCCATGCCGCCACGATGCGCGCCGCCATCGCCGCCGGGGCGCGCGTGGTGAACGACATCGCCGCGCTGCGCGGGGCGGGGGCGCTGGAGGCGGCGGCGGATTCAGACTGTTCCGTGGTGCTGATGCACATGCCGGGGCTGGACCCCGCCACCATGCAGTCGCGCGCCGATTATCCGGACGTGGCGCTGGCGGTGCAGCGCTTCCTGGCAGAACGGATCGCGGCCTGCGAGGCGGCGGGGATCGCGCGGTCGCGCATCTGCGTCGACCCGGGGATCGGCTTCGGCAAGACGCTGGCGCATAACCTGGAACTGATCGACCGGCTGCCTCTGCTGCATGGGTTGGGGTGCCGGGTGCTGATGGCGGCCTCCCGCAAGGCCTTCATTGGCCGGCTGGGGCGGGAGCCGGTGGCGGAGCGGCGGGTGCCGGGAAGCCTGGCCGTGGCGCTGGCCGCGGCGGAACGGGGCGCCGATATGGTGCGGGTCCATGACGTGGCGGAGACGGTGCAGGCGCTGCGCCTGGGATGTGCCGTGGAACGTGCGGACGCCGCAGCCTGA
- the ftsH gene encoding ATP-dependent zinc metalloprotease FtsH, translated as MNNFGRNLALWVIVALLLVALFNLFQPSGTNQARGQQVAYSDFLNEVQAGRVRDARIQGRVVSGQLTDGRTYSTYVPDDPALVGKLTDKGVRVEARPEESDVNPLFHYLLSWFPMLLLIGVWVFFMRQMQGGGGRAMGFGKSRAKLLTEKQGRVTFDDVAGIDEAKAELEEIVEFLRDPQKFQRLGGKIPKGVLLVGPPGTGKTLLARSIAGEANVPFFTISGSDFVEMFVGVGASRVRDMFEQGKKNAPCIIFIDEIDAVGRHRGAGLGGGNDEREQTLNQMLVEMDGFESNEGVILIAATNRPDVLDPALLRPGRFDRQVVVPNPDVNGREKILRVHMRKVPLASDVDPKVIARGTPGFSGADLANLVNEAALLAARIGRRTVGMLEFEQAKDKVLMGAERRSLVMSEAEKRMTAYHEAGHALVALSEEECDPVHKATIIPRGRALGLVMSLPEGDRYSKHKSKLKAELAMAMGGRVAEEIIFGPDKVSNGASGDIKMATDQARRMVMEWGMSDRLGMIAYGSNDQEVFLGHSVTQTKNISEATAREIDAEIRGIIDAAYARATKILTENIESLHALAKGLLEYETLSGDEIRTLLRGEPVVRNRPDEPVNQGRGSVPTSGRSTPPRPAGPWQNPAPSGA; from the coding sequence GTGAATAATTTCGGCCGGAACCTCGCGCTCTGGGTCATCGTGGCGCTGCTGCTCGTGGCGCTCTTCAACCTGTTCCAACCCTCCGGGACCAATCAGGCGCGGGGGCAGCAGGTTGCCTATTCGGACTTCCTGAACGAGGTTCAGGCCGGCCGGGTCCGTGACGCGCGCATCCAGGGGCGGGTCGTCTCCGGCCAGCTGACGGACGGGCGCACCTACAGCACCTATGTGCCGGATGATCCCGCCCTGGTCGGCAAGCTGACCGACAAGGGCGTGCGGGTCGAGGCGCGGCCCGAGGAGAGCGACGTCAACCCGCTCTTCCACTACCTGCTGAGCTGGTTCCCGATGCTGCTGCTGATCGGCGTCTGGGTCTTCTTCATGCGCCAGATGCAGGGCGGCGGCGGCAGGGCGATGGGCTTCGGAAAGAGCCGCGCCAAGCTGCTGACGGAGAAGCAGGGGCGCGTGACCTTCGACGACGTGGCCGGCATCGACGAGGCCAAGGCGGAGCTGGAGGAGATCGTCGAGTTCCTGCGCGACCCGCAGAAGTTCCAGCGCCTGGGCGGCAAGATCCCCAAGGGCGTGTTGCTGGTGGGCCCGCCGGGCACCGGCAAGACGCTGCTGGCGCGCTCGATCGCCGGCGAGGCGAACGTGCCCTTCTTCACCATCTCCGGTTCCGACTTCGTGGAGATGTTCGTGGGCGTGGGTGCCAGCCGCGTGCGCGACATGTTCGAGCAGGGCAAGAAGAACGCCCCCTGCATCATCTTCATCGACGAGATCGACGCGGTGGGCCGCCACCGTGGTGCCGGGCTGGGCGGCGGCAATGACGAGCGCGAGCAGACGCTGAACCAGATGCTCGTGGAGATGGACGGCTTCGAGAGCAACGAGGGCGTCATCCTGATCGCGGCCACCAACCGGCCGGACGTGCTGGACCCGGCGCTGCTGCGCCCCGGCCGCTTCGACCGGCAGGTGGTGGTGCCGAACCCGGACGTGAACGGGCGCGAGAAGATCCTGCGCGTGCACATGCGCAAGGTGCCGCTGGCCTCCGACGTCGATCCCAAGGTGATCGCGCGGGGCACGCCGGGCTTCTCCGGCGCCGACCTCGCCAACCTCGTGAACGAGGCGGCGCTGCTGGCCGCCCGCATCGGCCGCCGCACCGTGGGCATGCTGGAGTTCGAGCAGGCCAAGGACAAGGTGCTGATGGGCGCCGAACGCCGCTCGCTGGTGATGAGCGAGGCGGAGAAGCGCATGACCGCCTATCACGAGGCGGGCCATGCCCTGGTGGCGCTGAGCGAGGAGGAGTGCGACCCCGTCCACAAGGCGACCATCATCCCGCGCGGCCGCGCGCTGGGTCTGGTGATGTCGCTGCCGGAGGGCGACCGCTATTCCAAGCACAAGAGCAAGCTGAAGGCCGAGCTGGCCATGGCCATGGGCGGCCGCGTGGCGGAGGAGATCATCTTCGGCCCGGACAAGGTGTCCAACGGTGCCTCGGGCGACATCAAGATGGCGACCGACCAGGCGCGGCGGATGGTCATGGAATGGGGCATGTCCGACAGGCTCGGCATGATCGCCTATGGCTCGAACGACCAGGAGGTCTTCCTGGGCCATAGCGTGACCCAGACCAAGAACATCTCCGAGGCCACGGCGCGGGAGATCGATGCCGAGATCCGTGGGATCATCGACGCGGCCTATGCGCGGGCGACCAAGATCCTGACGGAGAACATCGAGAGCCTGCACGCGCTGGCGAAGGGGCTGCTGGAATACGAGACGCTTTCGGGCGACGAGATCCGCACCCTGTTGCGCGGCGAGCCAGTGGTGCGCAACCGTCCGGACGAGCCGGTGAACCAGGGTCGCGGCAGTGTGCCCACTTCCGGCCGGTCCACGCCGCCGCGCCCGGCTGGCCCGTGGCAGAACCCGGCGCCTTCCGGGGCCTGA
- the tilS gene encoding tRNA lysidine(34) synthetase TilS, whose translation MAPLGPFAPSPRLAVGVSGGPDSLATFLLAHRWAMARGGSALALVADHGLRPDSATEAAAVAGRLRTRGHEVRILSLDLPSGPALHERARRARLAALEAAAAEAGAPWLLLGHHRRDQAETLLFRLLRGSGETGLAAMAPARAMPGVMVLRPLLDMPVVRLEATVAGAGLEPVRDPSNGDPRFARARLRAALGDPSGDAAGTRALALAADAFARRRARGEAAVAERLALAAVFRPEGWVRLDAVSLGRDAVARQALSRLLRSVSGQPHPPPRKGVERLLAQGGGTLGGVLWRGGVLCREPAACAPPVEARRGASWDGRWHLDRDVPGATIGAPGADLAWLEPAARRGLPAMVLRGCPALRHGDGRVELLPGGVSFQPAGGPPA comes from the coding sequence ATGGCACCGCTGGGGCCCTTCGCTCCGTCCCCGCGCCTCGCGGTCGGCGTGTCGGGCGGGCCCGACAGCCTCGCCACCTTCCTTCTCGCGCATCGCTGGGCCATGGCACGTGGCGGGTCCGCGTTGGCCCTGGTGGCGGATCACGGCCTGCGTCCGGACAGCGCCACCGAGGCCGCCGCCGTGGCCGGCCGCCTGCGGACGCGCGGGCATGAGGTCCGTATCCTGTCCCTCGACCTGCCTTCCGGTCCTGCGCTGCACGAAAGGGCGCGGCGGGCGCGGCTCGCGGCGCTGGAGGCGGCCGCGGCGGAAGCGGGCGCGCCCTGGCTGCTGCTGGGCCATCACCGGCGGGATCAGGCGGAGACGCTGCTGTTCCGGCTGCTACGTGGCTCGGGCGAGACCGGGCTGGCCGCCATGGCGCCCGCGCGGGCCATGCCGGGCGTGATGGTGCTGCGGCCGCTGCTGGACATGCCGGTGGTGCGGCTGGAGGCGACCGTGGCCGGTGCCGGGCTGGAGCCTGTGCGCGACCCGTCCAATGGCGATCCACGCTTCGCCCGGGCCCGGCTGCGCGCGGCGCTTGGCGATCCGTCCGGGGATGCGGCGGGGACGCGGGCGCTGGCCCTGGCGGCGGATGCCTTCGCGCGCCGCCGCGCGCGGGGCGAGGCGGCGGTGGCGGAACGGCTGGCCCTGGCCGCCGTGTTCCGGCCCGAGGGCTGGGTGCGGCTGGATGCCGTGTCGCTGGGGCGCGACGCCGTGGCGCGGCAGGCCCTGTCGCGCCTGTTGCGGTCGGTGTCCGGCCAGCCTCATCCACCGCCGCGCAAGGGGGTGGAGCGGCTGCTGGCACAGGGGGGCGGGACGCTGGGCGGGGTGCTCTGGCGGGGTGGTGTCCTGTGCCGGGAGCCCGCCGCCTGCGCGCCGCCCGTCGAGGCCCGGCGCGGCGCATCCTGGGACGGGCGCTGGCATCTGGACCGGGACGTGCCGGGTGCCACCATCGGAGCGCCGGGGGCCGACCTGGCTTGGCTGGAGCCGGCCGCGCGGCGGGGCCTGCCGGCCATGGTGCTGCGGGGCTGTCCGGCGCTGCGCCACGGGGATGGGCGGGTGGAACTCCTGCCCGGCGGGGTCTCCTTCCAACCCGCTGGTGGCCCGCCGGCCTGA